One Ficedula albicollis isolate OC2 chromosome 15, FicAlb1.5, whole genome shotgun sequence genomic window carries:
- the MAPK1 gene encoding mitogen-activated protein kinase 1 has protein sequence MHWEEDGMCCRADPGRAAGGARVIRRCKMSSVIAAVAGTGCRGMRLHSHLQSGFVQTLEFTLSAYDNVNKVRVAIKKISPFEHQTYCQRTLREIKILLRFRHENIIGINDIIRAPTIEQMKDVYIVQDLMETDLYKLLKTQHLSNDHICYFLYQILRGLKYIHSANVLHRDLKPSNLLLNTTCDLKICDFGLARVADPDHDHTGFLTEYVATRWYRAPEIMLNSKGYTKSIDIWSVGCILAEMLSNRPIFPGKHYLDQLNHILGILGSPSQEDLNCIINLKARNYLLSLPHKNKVPWNRLFPNADPKALDLLDKMLTFNPHKRIEVEQALAHPYLEQYYDPSDEPVAEAPFKFDMELDDLPKEKLKELIFEETARFQPGYRS, from the exons ATGCACTGGGAGGAGGATGGGATGTGCTGTAGAGCTGATCCTGGTCGAGCTGCAGGGGGAGCACGGGTGATCAGGAGGTGTAAAATGAGCTCAGTAATTGCAGCTGTGGCCGGAacgggctgcagggggatgCGCCTGCATTCGCACCTTCAGAGTGGTTTTGTGCAAACGCTGGAATTCACCCT TTCTGCTTATGATAACGTCAACAAAGTTCGAGTTGCTATAAAGAAAATCAGTCCTTTTGAGCATCAGACATACTGCCAGAGAACTCTGAGAGAGATCAAGATCCTACTGCGCTTCAGGCATGAGAATATTATTGGAATAAATGACATTATCAGAGCTCCAACTATTGAACAGATGAAAGATGT ATACATTGTGCAAGATCTTATGGAGACAGATCTTTACAAGCTCTTAAAGACTCAACACCTCAGCAACGACCACATTTGTTACTTCCTTTACCAGATTCTGAGAGGGTTAAAATATATCCATTCAGCCAATGTGCTTCACCGTGACCTCAAACCTTCAAATCTGCTGCTTAACACCACGTGTGATCTCAAG ATTTGTGACTTTGGATTGGCTCGCGTTGCAGATCCCGATCATGATCACACAGGATTCCTGACAGAGTATGTGGCCACACGTTGGTACAGGGCTCCTGAAATCATGCTGAATTCTAAG GGTTACACCAAGTCTATTGACATCTGGTCAGTGGGCTGCATTCTGGCAGAGATGCTCTCCAACAGACCCATCTTCCCAGGAAAACACTACCTTGACCAACTTAACCATATCCTTG GTATACTTGGATCCCCTTCCCAAGAAGATTTGAATTGTATAATAAATTTAAAGGCCAGAAACTACTTGCTTTCCCTACCACACAAAAATAAGGTACCATGGAACAGGCTGTTTCCAAATGCTGACCCCAAAG caCTTGATTTGTTGGATAAAATGTTGACCTTTAATCCTCATAAGCGGATTGAAGTGGAGCAAGCTTTAGCCCATCCATATCTGGAGCAGTATTATGATCCAAGTGATGAG CCTGTAGCTGAAGCACCCTTCAAGTTTGATATGGAGTTGGATGACTTGCcgaaggaaaagctgaaagaattGATTTTTGAGGAAACTGCGAGATTCCAGCCAGGATACCGATCTTAA